The genomic stretch TTCCTCGGCCACCTCTATTGCTGGTCTGGGTATTTTCATTCTCAATTTTCAGGTACAACCAGCACAATCCATCTACGTCAGAGCCAAAATGCAGAACTGAAGGCGAAGCTGCAGCACTAGCATTAGGAGCTAAGATAGTTCAAGCAATGCAAATCTCTTCATGCACATTCTTTTCCGATTCACAACAATTGGTGCAGTTCCTTCACAAAGATAATCAGGACCACCTCTCTCATTGGAGGATGAAACCATACACCCAGATGTATGCTAACATCGCCAGGATCTATGGAGGCCCATCTATTCAAGATTAACATAACCTTCAACTCTACGGCAGATACTTTAGCTAAACAAGCCCAGGCCTCAACAGTTACAGAGTTAGCTCATACATGTAATAGATCAGCATGTGGCTCTCTCTGCTCTCTCCTTCAGGCTCTGCTATCTGTACATCAATGTACACATCTTTGCACCTTCTTGTTGCTTTTAATATAAGTCTGCTTGTTCCTtgtcaccaaaaaaaaaaggtctcCAAACTTTTCAGGTGGCGAGGGACTATGTCAAAGTAAGGAGCATCCATGGACAAGGATTTGGGACGCATGGCCCTAACATTCAAGAGATCAAGAGCAGGAAGGATAGATTCACAAGAGTGGAGTTCATTCATGAGGGCAGAActaaagatggcaacgggtcAGGTTTGGATCGGGTGGAGTCTCCGTGCACCCAAAACCGAAACCCGAAGTCGAAACCCgaaaccaaaaccaaaaccgatTCGGGTGGAAATTCAGCACCAAAACCAAACCCGCGGATACCCGAAACTCGAACGGATACCCGAAACCCGAATGATTATCCAAAACCCGTGGATATATAGACACATATTCACATATATAAACAAGATGTAAcaaataataaatattttcatgagttaactttgaataaatttaataatctaagtaaataaattattattatcatattataaaatataaatattaattcCAAATGATTTATTTCGGATATCCATTGGATATCCACGGGTGGAAAACCAAACCCGAAAGGTTTCGGGGCCCCGAACCCGAAAACTGTGGACGAAAAACtaccaccaaaaccaaaaccgctGGACCCGAAACCCGCGGATATCCGAACCAAAACCGACCCGCTGCCGTCCTTAGGCAGAACCTCCATTTTGGTGCTCATTGTTTAGCTAGAAGCTATGTTATTTTTTTGGTAGGAAGATATGTTTGGTTTATTTCGCCTCCTGATGGAGTCTGTACTTCTTATGCCCTGAAGACCGActcttttgctaaaaaaaaaagCAAGTAAAATTGGTCATACAATATTGAAATTACGAAAGAGAAGGAAATGTTTTTGCTATAAAATGTCTACATGAGAATTAAGATATAAAAATCTGTGATAGGTAGATAATAGGAGTGAAAAGAAAATGGATTGACAAAGCAAATATTTTGTAGAACTATCTATTGTGAATATAGTTTGTATAATAGTATTTATATAGCATTGAAGTATAAAACTACTCTATAGTTTCTTGGTTAGAACTGCTCTTAGAATATTTCTGATTTGGCAACTTACCAACGTGATAAGAGGGTCCAAGAACCCACAATACACAAGTACATGTTGCAGTCGCTGCTGCTGAACTTGCGCTACAAACACAAGTCAGGGCATAGCAGCAGCAGAACAAACGAAATGACTCATGGTGACATTGCATTGCAAGGTAGATTCTTGTATACATATGTAGCTACATACTGTACCACCCACCAAGAAATATATTGCACTCTGGTAGGTATTCTCTCAGAACTCAAAAAAACCTAAAAATCGCTCAACTGGACAAAGGACCAGTAAGATATAAAGAGGAGGGCCATAGGCGAATATATGCCCCCGGTGCATCAGGTGACTAGATCACTGAAGAGCATGTACAGCAGCATCACAGGCTAGTGTGACCAGATCACCTCCCCGCCACAAGACCACTGAACACTTGGCTGTTCCCAGCCTGTGTTGCCTCCCACTCGATAGAAGACAGCAGTATTTGAGAGAGCGTGATCACCACCTGCTTCATGTCCGGCCGTAGAACAGGGTCTTCGTCCACGCACTGTTTCGCTAGCATGGCCATCTTAGGAGAAGCATTTTAGGGGGTTCAGAACGACGAGCAAAGGTGCCGCAAAATGGGCTGGCAAGATAACTAGGAAAATCCTTGTCACTGCAAGAAGTACATGAGTTTAAAGTTCATACCTTGTACGCACAGTCATGAGGATACAGATCCCTTAGATTATGGTCAATGCAGTCTTTCAGGTTCCCCATATACGTTGAATTAGGACATTTCCTTAGAGCAGTTAACATCTGTGCAGTACAAAACCAAAGCTGCTTAAGACTTTTGCagtaaataaaaacaaataaattaGAAACTTGAACAAAGTTCAACAGAAGTTCTATGCCACTTCAATGGTAAGATAATGGTAAAGCCTATGGTACAACATTAGAAAGTCAACTAACACTGAACTGAAAACTTACAACTGATGCCAGTGAGCGTCTTTCAGAGTTTGAGCTTGCACCCATTCCTTCAGCTCTTGTAATCGCCTCCTTTCCAGATATTAACTCAAAAAGTACCACACCAAAAGCATAGACATCACTCTTTGTAGTTGCCAGGCCATCCCGCAGGTATCTAAAAGATCAATGAAAGATTGTTACCATGCCATAGTTAGAGACAGAGTTTGCTTTTAACTAAAACATTCACAGCAAATATGCACTTACTCAGGGGCCAGATAACCAAAAGTTCCAACAACCTTAGTGACAGAAGCCTCTGCATCACTGGATTTCACTACAAGTTTTGCAAGgccaaaatctgaaatctgtaaAGGCAGAAGATGCAATACACAAGGTATTACTTATTTAGTTGATGCAAGAAAAAGGGAACCAAATAATTTAAATCACTTAACCTTCGCTCTGAAGGAACCATCAAGCAAGATATTACTTGATTTAATGTCTCTATGAACATAATGATCTTTGGTGTGCTCATGAATGTATTCTAGTCCTCTAGCAGCATCAAGTGCAATTTGGACCCTAAAGATCCATGAAAGTGATGAACACCCTGGAAGAAAAAAATCAACAATGGTAAATCCTGTTGAGGTAGCATAATTAGGTGTTCAAACAAATGGTAGCATAGTACCAAGTGAGGCATAAAATATGAGTCCAGAACTACCGAGGACAAATAGAATTACGTGTTCTTAGGTGATCCCTAGGCAGTACTTGGCGGTCCAAGGCTGCCCATAGCATAGCGCAGACACCCTCCAACCCAAAAAGAGTGTCATTCTTGCTATGAATCTAGAGTTTTGGACAACAAACATTGTGGCCCACTCTTTTCTTTTAACATGTCATTTGATTTATGCAAGATGTAAATATTCACATAAAGCGTGCTCCCCAGTCCCCTCCTTCATTCCTTGCCTCCTGGAGAACATTTCACTCCCTAGGTGGTCTAGGTGCTAGGTGGAAGTATAATGTTCGCCTAGAGCCTGGAGACTTTTGATTGAAACACTGGTAAGTGGTAATACAATGTTCTGAAACCAGTAAACGTGACGTGAAATTTATTGTAAATTGTTTGACACGGGGGTTTCCAAGTCCTAATAAACTGAACAGCTTATGAACATGTTACTACTTTATAAAGCTGAAAGCCATATCTAAGAGCAAGAAAATCTTTCAGAAATCAAGTGTCAGATGAGGGTATACCCTTGCTTTCAGGATCATGTAGATGATTTTTGAGCGAACCATTTTGAGAGTACTCATAAACCAGGAAAAGCTCATCCTTACTTGCTGCATAGCCAATCAATTCTACCTTTGAGAAAACATGGGTCACACAATGAAAGTTCAGTAAACATGGAACAGCAATAAATGAACTTATACTAGGATTTTGTGATAAGCAATAAAATACCGTACCAGACTAGCATGATGAACCTTACAAAGAACTTTCATCTCCACTATGAATTCTTTTGTTTTAGTGGCCATCATTCTCTTTATCGCAACCTCCTGTAGACAACATTTTTTATTATTGAGAAGGCAATGACACAATGACAAGGAATATTATGCATACAAGTGGGCAGCTTCGATGTTGGACCTGGTCTCGGAGGACACCATAATAGACAGAACCATATGTACCATGACCAAGAAGATTTGCATCAGAAAATGAGTCAGTTGATGTGAGTATTTCTTCGTACGTAAACACAATAGGCTTCTCCCTATCAAATACGTCTGCTGCCACGCCTGTTTTGGAGGCTTGAATCAGTTATAACTGAAAGAAGCAAAATAAAAATAACAGTAGCTAATTTGTGCTGGTATTAATTTAATACTAATTGTGAATTTGTTGCCATGTATCTCAATTCAAATTTCCACTATATCCTATTTCAAGAAACTACTGGGTCCACCTACAGAACAAGTGTAGGCTTGAGAGCAGTTACTTGTGCTCCTTTTTATGGGAATGGTTAACAAACAGTAAACTGACCTTTGGGTACATTGATATGATGATCACCACCATCCGCTCTTGTTGGCTTTGCATTTCCAAATTGGCAACACAAGTATCTTCCAGAACCATAACAGAAACTACCACTCTTAAGGAGTTGAAACTTATGTCGGTCTGGACTCTTTCCCTGATTATTAGGATCTTGGGGATTATATCCAAAGAATTTCCATAGGACAAGTGCAAGGACAGCAATAGCAATTAAAGCAAGTGCAACTCCCATGCTACCAATAACCCATCCATAaggaaatttggtcaaatggtGATCTTGTGTCTCTGCAGTTGTATGCCAGAGGACACTTTGTTAGATTATCATAACAAGAATATTGTTAATTGTATATAATCCTCGGTACCAAAACTGACATTTTTCAATGATGATACTTTGCAGAGAAACCATAAAAAGAGTGACTAACTGAAAGGAAATCGAAATAAaataagcaaaaaaaaaaggtggaATATGCATAATGTAAATAACTCTGTCAGATTGTCACTGATTATTCTCAAACAACATCCAGCTTGCCTAAAGGTTACCCAGAAAATACAGCATACTGTATTACCACAAAATCATGGAATGGCTAAGTAAACCAAAACATCAACAGATGAATTGAAATTGTAACAACTACCTGAAAATATGTTTCAGGTCAGTATTAAATTATCACTCACAATGACTACCTACTCAGAACATTACAAAACGAGTTATAAATAAGAACAGCAACCTGACAATGTGTAATCTGTTGGCGCTGGggcaggagcaggaggagcaggTAGTGTAACATACGCCTGTCCAGGAACTGCAAATTGGTACAGGACAATGAGGATGGAGTAGTCATTAAGGAACTCTTCCACAAACAAGTCTATTACAAACATTAGATGGAAATTTAcaagaaaatatataaaaaaggaTTACACAAAGTAAGGTTTCCTTTTAAACATtgcaagaagaaaaagaattgTGTGAACAAGAATAATAACAGTGGTAAAGAAAAGCTAACACCAGGATGTAGGAAAAATAGATCATAGGCTTCAGCTGACCAAGAAAGTTGACATTGGATATTATTGGGAGGCTCGGCAATCAAATGCTGGAGAACAGGGCACAGAGCAGCACAGAGTGAGAAATTTAATGTATTATATTACTGCTATTATATATCTCAACTACTACATAGTATGCATGTAACTGGGTTCGATTCTTAATGAAGATTAGGTGCAGGGCATGTGTTAGTGCAATCACTCAATGTCACATGTACCTCCTTGTGCCAACCTAGAACTACATAAAAGCACACTACAAAATGCTGCTACCAGACCAGTAAGAGACTATTTTACTCCATTTAGTATGTAACTTCAAACTAATGAAGTTAGTTATACTAGTCTGTGGTGGTAGCAATTTTCAGGAACTTGTTTAGACCCACTGATGTCCAACAACAACAAGCTGAGTCGCAGCTGATCATTGGACAAGGAGTACCTGCCACTTCGCTAAAGAACACATTTGGCGTACAATTTTGACACGATAGTTCACCATGTCCACAGCATGGTCCTGGGACAATTGGTAATTTCCAGAGCTGTCACAAGATGTAAAACGTGAATGTCGTGGTACGCCTCACAAGCCCAGACCAATAAATCCAGAGGATCCGTACTTCATAAACGAGCAATTAATTAGAGATCCATGCTTGCAATTGCAACAACCCAACAAACTTTGAGACGGAAGGAACTACCAATCTTATCACAGCGAATTGAACAAAGAGAGAAACATTTGATCGACTTGTCCCAAATGATCGCAGACATTGGTATCACTGACCTGAGTTGAGTGGGATGTAGTACACCTTCCCCGCGGTGATGGGGTCGGGGCCGGCCATGGCATTGGCAGCCTCGATGGCATCCATGCTCGTCCCGAACCTACTCGACAGCGATTCCACCGTGTCCCCCTCGACGCCGACGTAGCTGAGAAGGTAGTTCCAGGGCCCGGACGAGCAGCCACAGAGCAGGTGGAGCGCCACAACCGCCCCCGGTCGCGGCGGCCGCTGCGCCGCCCCACCAGGcggcggcacggcgaggccCGCGTACGCCGCGGCCGCGACATCGGCGGCGGTGGCATTGGGAGAGGAGGCCGTCGCGGAGGAGGGGATGGTGTAGGTGGTGTTGGCGAG from Sorghum bicolor cultivar BTx623 chromosome 3, Sorghum_bicolor_NCBIv3, whole genome shotgun sequence encodes the following:
- the LOC8075551 gene encoding lysM domain receptor-like kinase 3, whose amino-acid sequence is MPPHRLLPLLLLLLLLGLGVSGAAAAGENATSAALACSELSRVCTAFLAFPAAGAGAANATLLESMFDAAPGDLTADAAASPGYAFVRKNCSCLPSRTYLANTTYTIPSSATASSPNATAADVAAAAYAGLAVPPPGGAAQRPPRPGAVVALHLLCGCSSGPWNYLLSYVGVEGDTVESLSSRFGTSMDAIEAANAMAGPDPITAGKVYYIPLNSVPGQAYVTLPAPPAPAPAPTDYTLSETQDHHLTKFPYGWVIGSMGVALALIAIAVLALVLWKFFGYNPQDPNNQGKSPDRHKFQLLKSGSFCYGSGRYLCCQFGNAKPTRADGGDHHINVPKGVAADVFDREKPIVFTYEEILTSTDSFSDANLLGHGTYGSVYYGVLRDQEVAIKRMMATKTKEFIVEMKVLCKVHHASLVELIGYAASKDELFLVYEYSQNGSLKNHLHDPESKGCSSLSWIFRVQIALDAARGLEYIHEHTKDHYVHRDIKSSNILLDGSFRAKISDFGLAKLVVKSSDAEASVTKVVGTFGYLAPEYLRDGLATTKSDVYAFGVVLFELISGKEAITRAEGMGASSNSERRSLASVMLTALRKCPNSTYMGNLKDCIDHNLRDLYPHDCAYKMAMLAKQCVDEDPVLRPDMKQVVITLSQILLSSIEWEATQAGNSQVFSGLVAGR